ACACTGCCGGTCCGACAGTGTCCAGCACTCGATAAGTATCTCGCTTAGTCCGATGATGGAATCGGTTTCGGTTGCTGAAGCTCTACTTCCTTAGCGCAGCAACTCACTTCACCAGGTCCGGCCTTGATGCACAGTATCTCAGTCCCACAGGTCGGGCACTTGTATCTCTTACCCAATTGACTGGCCACAGAAGTGCCTCCTTCGTCTTTCGGTGTTGTCTACTTTTTCAACTCCATTGGCTGGCCGCAGCAGTGGATTTCACCGGCACCCGCCTTGGTAACAATGAACTCACTGCCGCACTTGGTACAATGATACCTTTTGCCTATCTGGTTCGCCATGCTATGTCACCCTCCACAGGGAACTCTTCTCGGCTCTATTATAAGACTTACTTGTTTTCGCAGTCAAGGTACTGTACTAGCTCAGGCATCTCAGACACACCTTGGCGCAACCGAGGCCAGGTCTTGGCGCAGCCGGGACTGCGCAAAGACACATCATTCACCCATGACCTGAAGGACTAACTGTCTTGAGCGAGGCCGGTTATCGAAGTCCACCAGGACAATCTGCTGCCAGGTACCGAGGGTGAGCCTCCCACCATTGAACGGTACAACCAGCGAGCAACCCAACATCGAGGCACGGACATGCGAGTAACCGTTGCCATCACCCCAGCGGCGGTCATGGGCATAAGGTATGTTGCGCGGTACAACACGCTCCCAGGCCTGCTGCAAGTCGGCAATGACACCGGACTCGTACTCGATGGTGGTGACTCCGGCGGTGGAACCGGCCACGAACACGGTAACAGTGCCGCTGTCTATACCCGATCCAGCGACCTGGCTGGCTACCTGAGACGTAATATCGACAACGTCACACTCTCCACCGGTCTGAAGGCTTATCCTGCTGGTGACAATCATAGTGAACCTCCTGTGCGTGTGAGCCGATTCTAACCTCTCACCCTCTGTCTCAATCTACAGCACCTTGATATTCCTCAGGAATCCACCAACCCTGAACCCCTCAAAGTTATGGCTAAGTAAGAGCTGATGCAGTTCATAGGGTAAACTAACATCGGTATCCAGCGCGATGATGCTGCAATTCCTGTCGAAAATCTCTTGTTCCTCTCCGGTGAGTCCTCTTTCACCGTTGATAACTCTTATTGCGGTCTTCGGACCAATGCCCTTTACTCCATCGATGTTATCTGATTTATCCCCGACAAGTGCCTTGTATTCAAGGAATCTGGATGGGTGAACCCCATATTTATTCTGAACCATGGCTTCATCGAGCAGAATAGACCTTTCCCCATGATAACCGAATACTGTAATCTTATCAGTAACCAGTTGAAGAAAGTCGGTATCAGACGAGGCAATTACTACTTCACAATCAGACCAAGTGGCAAAGCTCGCTATCATGTCGTCTGCTTCAGAGCCTGGCTGCTCAACATAGTTGATATGCAGGCTGCAAAGTGCTCTCTTGATGTCAACCAATTGAGTAAAGGGGTTCTCTCTATCAGGCTCACCACTGAAATCGTGTCTGTTCTGCTTGTAATGAGCATACAGACCTACTCTTGATGGTTCCTCCTCCGGATCGAAGACTACCAGAATATGGGTAGGCTCTACTTCCTTGATGATTTTAGTCATAATGCCAATGAAGCCTATGACTCCCTGTACGGGTCTACCATCTGGAAGCAGTCTCTCTGGCACTCCGTAGAATGCTTTGAAAAGAATGTTATGACCGTCTATGAGCAGAAGCCTTTTCATACTAACTCCCGACACTTGAAAGAAGCGGGGCAAAGTTGGCGAAAAAGGGTCGAAGCCCCCCTGAGACGCTTGTTACAGGGAATCAAGGGCGTCCCACACTATCTCGTCCAGGCCAAACACCGGGCCGTCGGTGCACACCTGCTTCAGGCCATTCCTTGTCTTGATGGTGCAGGCGTAGCATATACCGCGTCCGCAGCCCATCCTGGTCTCCAGGGACACCTGCACCGGCTTACCGGCGAACATCTCCACCCGCGACGCCATGTCACGGTACATCTCCGGAGGCCCGCAGGCGAAGACCTGGTCCGCCCAATCGATGTGTTCCGGTATCAGGTCAGTCACCAGACCCCGATAACCAACACTGCCATCTTCCGTGACGGCAACCTCTGCTATCCCGGTAATAACAGGACACCGGTCCCTGCTGGCAGTACCGTAGAGCAACCTTACGTTCTTACCCTGCCGGACAGCATCCTCGGCAAGGAAACAAAGCGGAGCAATCCCCATGCCGCCAGCCACCAGCAGCAGGTTCCGGGACTCAGGAGATGGTGTAAAACCATTACCCAGTGGCCCGATAACGTCGACACCATCACCTGATTCACGCTCCGCCAGCCACTGTGTCCCCTTCCCGATAACTGCGAACAGGAGGGCCAGCCGGTCACCCAAGACCCGGTGAACGCTGAGCGGCCGTCTCAGCACCGTCTCCTCACCGCACAACACCATGACGAACTGCCCCGGTCGTGCTGACGTAGCTATCTCCGGCGACTCAAGCCACGTCAGAAAAGTTCCGGGCATTACCTGCTTGCTGGAGATAACCCTGGCAATAGTCTGCTTCAATTCATTTTCCTTTCACTGTCACCCTGCGGCCTGAGAGCCGTTCGCTTCCAAGGGGGGCACCCCCTTGGCATCCCCCGTAAAGAGGGGTTCCACCCCTCTTTGACTCCCCAAACGGTGGGGAGGTAATCCCTGAGACGAGAGCCCTTCGCACCTTATGGGAAGGCCATGGTATGGAAGTGATGATGAGGATTTCAGGGAGGCAAACTGGCTCCTTCAACACGGGAAGTAGAAGACACCTACGATGGCCGCTATCCACAGCAGAATGAGTATTCCGTATATTCCTCTGATCGGACAGGAACCATCACCTCGCAGCTTCTTCTTGACCTCAATATTCAACTCTCCTTCTATGTCGCGCATCAAGCACTCATTACATCGCACACGCTTGTTCACTCTGTTAAGCCATGCCCATAGGCATACAAAGATACCTCCTGACGCTAGGCCCAACGCGAGAACTGTCCACTGAACAGTACTGCCAAAGCTGCTGCTCAGCATATAGGCGACGGCTCCTAAGAGCGCAGTGTTAATGCCTATGAAGATACCTACCACCGTCCAGTGAGCAGAAACCATAGAACTGCTGTCGTGCTGGCATACCTCGTATTGCTTTAGCAGCTTCTCTTCTCTATCCATTGGCTATCTCACCCCCTTATCTCTCTGCTTCTCAAGATTTCAATGTGCAGGTTAGAGGGGCTGCGCACCCTGTTAATCTCACTAGACTCTGTCTGTCATTGCGAGCCCTTCGGCGGAAGGGCGCGGCAATCTCACGGGGAAGGAGACTGCTTCGTCAGCGGGCCAGTCGCAATGTCCGTGCCGGCCCGCATTCCTCGCAGTGACAGTG
This genomic window from Dehalococcoidales bacterium contains:
- a CDS encoding secondary thiamine-phosphate synthase enzyme YjbQ, with product MIVTSRISLQTGGECDVVDITSQVASQVAGSGIDSGTVTVFVAGSTAGVTTIEYESGVIADLQQAWERVVPRNIPYAHDRRWGDGNGYSHVRASMLGCSLVVPFNGGRLTLGTWQQIVLVDFDNRPRSRQLVLQVMGE
- a CDS encoding 5'-3' exonuclease, translating into MKRLLLIDGHNILFKAFYGVPERLLPDGRPVQGVIGFIGIMTKIIKEVEPTHILVVFDPEEEPSRVGLYAHYKQNRHDFSGEPDRENPFTQLVDIKRALCSLHINYVEQPGSEADDMIASFATWSDCEVVIASSDTDFLQLVTDKITVFGYHGERSILLDEAMVQNKYGVHPSRFLEYKALVGDKSDNIDGVKGIGPKTAIRVINGERGLTGEEQEIFDRNCSIIALDTDVSLPYELHQLLLSHNFEGFRVGGFLRNIKVL
- a CDS encoding dihydroorotate dehydrogenase electron transfer subunit; amino-acid sequence: MKQTIARVISSKQVMPGTFLTWLESPEIATSARPGQFVMVLCGEETVLRRPLSVHRVLGDRLALLFAVIGKGTQWLAERESGDGVDVIGPLGNGFTPSPESRNLLLVAGGMGIAPLCFLAEDAVRQGKNVRLLYGTASRDRCPVITGIAEVAVTEDGSVGYRGLVTDLIPEHIDWADQVFACGPPEMYRDMASRVEMFAGKPVQVSLETRMGCGRGICYACTIKTRNGLKQVCTDGPVFGLDEIVWDALDSL